One window from the genome of Hypanus sabinus isolate sHypSab1 chromosome 16, sHypSab1.hap1, whole genome shotgun sequence encodes:
- the LOC132406202 gene encoding iron-sulfur cluster assembly 1 homolog, mitochondrial-like codes for MCHRNNMAVRASVKAVTSRRLRLPTRAALVLTSSAVNRIKSLLQERPECVGLKVGVRTRGCSGLSYVIEYATEKGKFDEEVNQDGVRVFVDQKAQLTLLGTEMDFIESKLSSEFVFNNPNIKGTCGCGESFTV; via the exons ATGTGTCATAGAAACAACATGGCGGTCAGGGCAAGTGTGAAAGCGGTGACCTCTCGGAGACTGAGACTACCGACCAGAGCAGCCCTGGTGCTA ACCTCATCTGCTGTCAACAGAATTAAAAGTCTTCTACAAGAGAGACCAGAATGT GTTGGTTTGAAGGTAGGAGTCCGCACACGTGGCTGCAGTGGTCTGTCATATGTCATAGAGTATGCAACGGAGAAGGGAAAGTTTGATGAAGAAGTTAATCAAGATG GTGTACGTGTCTTCGTTGACCAGAAAGCACAGTTAACCCTACTTGGAACTGAAATGGATTTTATTGAATCAAAACTCTCTAGTGAATTTGTTTTTAATAACCCAAATATTAAGGGAACATGTGGATGTGGTGAAAGTTTTACAgtataa